TCCGATCAAGACCGAAAAAGGCTGGCTCACGCTGTTTCACGCGGTGGATCGCGACGAGTCGAGAGGAAAGAACGGTTGGGAAAAGAAATGGACCAAACGCTATACGGCGGGGATGATGCTTTTGGACTTGAAGGATCCCTCCAAAGTCCTTTCCGTCTACGAAAAGCCTTTGATCGCGCCCGATCTGCCGTTCGAGACGGACGAAGGATTCCGCGAGAACGTGATCTTCCCCTGCGGGATGCTCCTCGAAGATTCGGGCGAAGTCAAGATCTATTACGGCGCATCCGACACCTGCGTCTGCCTCGCGACCGCCGACCTCGGCGATCTTTTGGCGCGATTCGATCGCTGACAGAGTCTTTTCAGTAAAACGGAAAAACGCAGTCACGGTTTCGTGACTGCGTTTTTTTCGTCGCGGCGATCGCGCGGCTTTTATTTTTGAAAGAGATCGGCGATCTTCTTGCCGCTCGGATCGAACGCCGAGTAGAGGTAGCCGCCCGCGCTTCTGACGGTAAGGACGTTATATCCTTCCGCTTCGGGCAGGTTTTCTTTTACGCTCGTCAGGCGAATATAGGTCAAATAGAGATCGGCGGGGCGATAATAGGCAGTCAGATCGCTGACGTGATCGTGACCGTAAAAGACCGCTTTCGCGCCGTTTTCGCAAAGCGCGTCGAAGAGTTTTCCGTCGGTGTAGGGCGGGCAATGGATCCTGTCGCGCAGCGTTCCGTCGACGTGTTCCCAGCCTGCCGCCGAGGCTTCTTCCGTAAACGACCAATCGACGGGTTCGCCGTAGATTACGTTCTCGGGCATCTTGATCGCCGCCGCAAGCTCTTGCAGGGGCTTATGCACGACGCACATGTGCGTGAGCGCGCCGCCGTTTTTCTCTTTCATCTTCGCGTAGGTCTCCTCGTACCAAGCGACCTGCGAAGCGGAGATCGCGGTGTCCGCCTTTTTCGAAACGCCCCATTTTTCATATTCCTCTTTTTTCATCAGTTTGGAGCCGTTGTCCAAGAAAAAGAAAGCGTCCTTGATATAGCCGTCCGCGCCGAGGACGGAGACTGCGTAATTGCCGTAGCCCGAGACGGTCTCGCCGCTCGCGGTCGTTTTTACGTCCGATTCCATCAAACAGAGCGGAGATTCGCTCCAAATCTCGACGACTTTTTTCCGCGAAGTCATCAAGACGGGGCGGTCTCCTTCGTGATTGCCGAGAACGGGCGCCCAGTAGGCCCCGAACGCGTCCATCAGGTCGCGGAAGCCGCGGACGC
The sequence above is drawn from the Clostridia bacterium genome and encodes:
- a CDS encoding metallophosphoesterase; translated protein: MGKGKTAIVCILCVLIAAIIAFAAVFYQVPLSYDKEKITPIASNVRLLSASDPLNKSGSPALAKIENGAISDADFRILLMTDNHLCELQTPTRKTIDRMIAYVDRVKPDLILLGGDTLNGLHDEVRVRGFRDLMDAFGAYWAPVLGNHEGDRPVLMTSRKKVVEIWSESPLCLMESDVKTTASGETVSGYGNYAVSVLGADGYIKDAFFFLDNGSKLMKKEEYEKWGVSKKADTAISASQVAWYEETYAKMKEKNGGALTHMCVVHKPLQELAAAIKMPENVIYGEPVDWSFTEEASAAGWEHVDGTLRDRIHCPPYTDGKLFDALCENGAKAVFYGHDHVSDLTAYYRPADLYLTYIRLTSVKENLPEAEGYNVLTVRSAGGYLYSAFDPSGKKIADLFQK